One genomic segment of Candidatus Fukatsuia endosymbiont of Tuberolachnus salignus includes these proteins:
- a CDS encoding Spy/CpxP family protein refolding chaperone: protein MRKLTALIMVSILVSGYSPVFATHTIVADSWCYGDDALTKMGIDPGYYNMFDMVSLTEHQRMHIRDLVSQTCRNRTGIDRINREKMRQLITTDQFDEVAVRELAEKMSMQLVNRQIEMARVRNKIYSLLTQKQKDLLHQKYSQ from the coding sequence ATGCGCAAGTTAACAGCGCTGATCATGGTGTCAATATTGGTTTCAGGATATTCCCCTGTCTTTGCCACACATACAATCGTAGCAGATAGTTGGTGCTATGGAGACGATGCATTAACAAAAATGGGCATCGATCCTGGTTATTATAATATGTTTGACATGGTTTCCTTGACTGAACACCAACGCATGCACATTCGTGACTTGGTCAGTCAAACCTGTCGTAATCGAACCGGCATTGATAGAATAAACAGAGAAAAAATGCGTCAGCTAATTACTACGGATCAATTCGATGAAGTAGCTGTTCGTGAGCTAGCAGAAAAGATGTCAATGCAACTGGTTAATCGCCAAATCGAAATGGCAAGAGTACGTAATAAAATCTACAGTTTATTAACTCAGAAACAAAAAGATTTATTGCATCAAAAGTATTCGCAATAA
- the cpxA gene encoding envelope stress sensor histidine kinase CpxA, with protein MINSLTARIFAIFWFTLSLVLLLVLMVPKLDSRKITALQDNERRQGMMLEQHVEAELAGEPDNDLMWWRRLQRAIEKWAPPGQRLVLVTTEGRVIGAEHKEMQIVRNFIGQSDNADAPKKKKYGRLEMVGPFSIRDAEENYQLYLIRPASSPQSDFINLMFDRPLLLLLVTMLISAPLLLWLAWSLAKPARKLKNAADDVARGNLKQHPELESGPQEFLATGTSFNQMISALERMVAAQQRLISDISHELRTPLTRLQLATALIRRRHGEGKELERIEMEAQRLDSMINDLLVLSRTHNKHELRREPLKADELWAGMLENAKFEAEQIGKTLEVVTPPEPWTLFGNPAALDSALENIVRNALRYSHHYIAVAFSANNKGVTITVDDDGPGVSLEEREQIFRPFYRTDEARDRSSGGTGLGLAIVETAVTQHSGWVLAEDSQLGGLRLIIWLPINNIRA; from the coding sequence ATGATTAATAGTTTAACTGCCCGTATCTTTGCTATTTTCTGGTTTACTTTGTCGCTGGTGTTGCTGTTGGTATTGATGGTACCAAAACTCGATTCACGTAAAATTACCGCTTTGCAAGACAATGAGCGACGTCAGGGCATGATGCTGGAACAACACGTCGAAGCGGAGCTTGCCGGTGAACCGGACAATGACCTTATGTGGTGGCGCCGTTTACAGCGGGCCATCGAAAAGTGGGCTCCCCCTGGTCAACGTTTAGTGTTAGTGACCACTGAAGGTCGGGTTATCGGTGCCGAACATAAAGAAATGCAAATTGTGCGCAATTTTATCGGGCAGTCGGATAATGCCGATGCACCTAAAAAGAAAAAATATGGTCGACTGGAAATGGTTGGCCCCTTTTCTATCCGTGATGCTGAGGAAAATTATCAGCTTTATCTTATCCGCCCCGCGAGTAGTCCACAGTCCGATTTCATCAACCTGATGTTTGATCGCCCGTTACTCTTGCTGTTGGTTACCATGTTGATTAGCGCACCGCTACTGCTTTGGTTAGCATGGAGTCTGGCAAAACCGGCACGTAAGTTGAAAAATGCGGCCGATGATGTCGCTCGTGGTAATTTAAAACAGCACCCAGAACTGGAATCAGGGCCGCAAGAATTTTTGGCCACCGGTACCAGTTTCAACCAAATGATCAGTGCGTTGGAACGCATGGTTGCTGCTCAACAACGTCTTATCTCCGATATTTCTCATGAATTACGTACCCCACTCACCCGCTTGCAACTCGCTACTGCCCTGATACGTCGTCGTCATGGCGAAGGGAAAGAACTCGAACGTATTGAAATGGAAGCACAACGGCTCGACAGTATGATTAACGATCTGCTCGTCCTTTCCCGTACGCACAATAAACATGAGTTACGCCGTGAACCACTTAAAGCTGATGAGCTTTGGGCAGGTATGCTTGAAAATGCAAAATTCGAAGCTGAACAAATAGGTAAAACGCTGGAAGTAGTCACGCCCCCGGAACCTTGGACATTGTTTGGTAATCCTGCTGCACTCGATAGCGCCCTAGAAAATATCGTACGTAATGCACTGCGTTATTCACATCACTACATTGCCGTGGCATTCAGTGCGAATAATAAAGGGGTCACTATTACTGTTGATGATGATGGCCCAGGTGTGAGCTTGGAAGAGCGTGAACAAATATTCCGTCCTTTCTATCGCACCGATGAAGCACGGGATCGGTCATCCGGAGGTACCGGTTTAGGTTTGGCAATTGTAGAAACTGCTGTCACTCAGCACAGCGGTTGGGTACTGGCAGAAGACAGTCAACTGGGTGGGCTACGTTTAATTATCTGGCTACCTATTAATAATATAAGAGCATAA
- the grxD gene encoding Grx4 family monothiol glutaredoxin, translating into MTTIEKIKNQLAENPILLYMKGSPKLPNCGFSAQAVQILSACGVPFSYVDILQNPDIRAELPKFAVWPTFPQLWVDGELIGGCDILNELYRTGALQPLVDKAADKHRPQQAETVQ; encoded by the coding sequence ATGACGACTATTGAAAAGATTAAAAATCAACTCGCAGAAAACCCGATCCTGTTGTACATGAAAGGTTCGCCCAAGCTGCCAAATTGTGGTTTTTCGGCACAAGCGGTGCAAATATTATCTGCCTGTGGTGTACCTTTTAGCTATGTAGATATTTTGCAAAACCCCGATATTCGGGCTGAGCTACCCAAATTTGCTGTATGGCCAACTTTTCCACAACTTTGGGTTGATGGCGAACTAATAGGTGGCTGTGACATCTTGAATGAGCTGTATCGGACCGGTGCGTTGCAGCCGCTAGTAGACAAAGCCGCTGATAAACACCGCCCACAGCAGGCCGAAACCGTACAATAA
- a CDS encoding transposase → MSPIKKTLRHPKADEETRRAFQDTIACYKKQGKPVVYLDESGFAHDRPRTHGYAARGQRCWGTQDGQPKGRTNVIGALLGTVLMAVGLFFCSINSDVFYAWVTQRLLPTLPPHCVIVMDNASFHKRLDIQQAISKAGHRIEYLTPYSPDLNPHFYPQR, encoded by the coding sequence GTGTCACCTATAAAAAAAACCCTGCGTCATCCCAAGGCAGACGAAGAGACACGGCGCGCCTTCCAGGACACGATAGCCTGCTATAAAAAGCAGGGAAAACCGGTCGTTTATCTGGATGAAAGCGGTTTCGCACACGATAGGCCACGAACCCACGGTTATGCTGCACGAGGTCAACGCTGTTGGGGTACCCAGGATGGGCAGCCTAAGGGCCGAACAAATGTCATTGGCGCGTTACTGGGAACCGTCCTGATGGCGGTCGGATTATTTTTTTGTTCCATTAACAGTGATGTTTTTTACGCCTGGGTTACCCAGCGCCTTTTGCCTACTCTTCCTCCTCATTGTGTCATCGTGATGGATAACGCCAGTTTCCACAAACGTCTCGACATTCAGCAGGCTATCAGTAAAGCCGGGCATCGGATTGAATATCTCACTCCCTACTCACCTGATCTCAATCCTCACTTTTACCCACAACGTTGA
- a CDS encoding replication endonuclease produces the protein MAAHMELFFCACAEVLPDDNTDPDKVLRVYQRVAAEAKRFAITAPHWHSLREHIQHRDKVPYPLIPGALARLCCADWWARKLWRLRCEWREEQLRAICLVHKQASAYVSQDALTRKRDQDRRALEFIREHELVNEEGVTLDMEKVVNASTSNPHLRHLEMMTTAKGLENLAEQRGDYAMFYTLTCPSRYHATLSCGKPNPKWATHTVRESSDYLVDLFAGVRKKMNKMGLRWYGVRVAEPHHDGTVHWHLLCFMAKKDRVAITGVLREFAIRSDREELGKNIKPRFDVKPVLKSKGSPTSYLAKYISKNIDGTVLKKAVDKATGEPLLSIETGKPLNESVEHAVAWASLHRVRQFQFFGIPSRQTYRELRLLAGQLQRKSTSKKGGQQLEDKPMDEVLAAADAGCMATYIVKQGGVLIPRKNHTVRTAYIKSETLNAYGEQGVKIYGVWSPRLGMASRICTHVDTWKKVRKAKSDKQPVHPVNQAESDRGSGVALQDGLTVPWTRTRGNNCPLAWKIIKCKKMKECARPLRI, from the coding sequence GTGGCTGCACATATGGAACTGTTTTTCTGTGCCTGCGCCGAGGTGTTACCGGATGATAATACTGATCCAGATAAGGTATTGCGGGTTTATCAGCGCGTGGCTGCGGAAGCCAAACGGTTTGCTATTACAGCCCCGCATTGGCACAGTTTGCGTGAGCATATCCAGCATCGTGACAAAGTGCCTTATCCTCTTATCCCGGGTGCGCTGGCACGGCTGTGTTGTGCCGATTGGTGGGCACGCAAACTGTGGCGCTTGCGTTGCGAATGGCGTGAGGAGCAGTTGCGGGCCATTTGTCTGGTGCATAAACAGGCGTCTGCCTATGTCAGCCAGGATGCCTTGACGCGTAAACGTGATCAAGATCGCCGTGCCTTGGAATTTATCCGAGAGCATGAACTGGTGAATGAAGAGGGTGTGACTCTGGATATGGAGAAGGTGGTTAACGCTAGCACCAGCAATCCTCACTTGCGTCATCTGGAGATGATGACCACTGCCAAAGGTCTGGAAAACCTGGCAGAACAGCGCGGTGATTATGCGATGTTTTATACCCTTACCTGCCCGTCACGTTATCACGCCACCTTATCTTGCGGTAAACCGAATCCGAAATGGGCGACCCATACGGTACGCGAAAGCAGTGATTATCTGGTCGATCTGTTTGCGGGCGTGCGCAAAAAGATGAATAAGATGGGGCTGCGCTGGTATGGCGTGCGGGTCGCCGAACCGCATCATGATGGCACGGTGCATTGGCATTTGCTATGTTTTATGGCGAAAAAAGACCGTGTGGCGATCACCGGTGTGTTGCGTGAGTTTGCGATCCGTAGCGATCGTGAGGAGCTAGGAAAAAATATCAAACCGCGCTTTGATGTCAAACCGGTGCTGAAAAGTAAAGGGTCGCCAACCAGTTATTTGGCGAAATACATCAGTAAAAATATTGACGGCACAGTACTGAAAAAAGCCGTTGATAAGGCCACAGGTGAGCCATTACTGAGTATTGAGACCGGTAAGCCGCTTAATGAATCGGTTGAACATGCCGTGGCCTGGGCAAGTTTGCATCGGGTACGACAATTTCAGTTTTTTGGTATTCCTTCGCGTCAAACGTACCGTGAATTGCGTTTGCTGGCCGGTCAATTGCAGCGAAAATCAACATCAAAAAAAGGGGGGCAACAGCTGGAAGATAAGCCAATGGATGAGGTGCTCGCGGCTGCCGATGCCGGTTGTATGGCGACCTATATTGTTAAGCAAGGCGGGGTGTTGATCCCACGTAAAAACCATACTGTGCGTACAGCTTATATCAAATCTGAGACCCTGAATGCCTACGGTGAGCAGGGGGTGAAAATTTACGGCGTGTGGTCGCCCCGGCTGGGCATGGCGTCACGGATTTGTACCCATGTGGATACCTGGAAAAAGGTGCGTAAGGCGAAAAGTGATAAGCAGCCTGTTCATCCTGTTAATCAGGCAGAAAGTGATCGGGGGTCAGGTGTTGCCCTTCAGGACGGGCTTACCGTCCCTTGGACTCGGACTCGTGGCAATAACTGTCCCCTTGCGTGGAAAATCATCAAGTGTAAAAAGATGAAGGAATGTGCGAGGCCGCTAAGGATTTGA
- a CDS encoding IS630 family transposase: MSFSHICAYVETQFGVCYTVSGMTKWLQAHCFSYKQPKATPVKVDVAQQEAFIASYFTLLESALKNEPIVFMDSAPPTMATKVVCGWIRKGKDKPLVKTGAKTRVNVMGAIELSTMKVVSARPEQVNSETTVAFFEQLKAAYPDAQKIHIILDNSGYHCRQRVKDAALEKAIVLHYLPPYSPIS; the protein is encoded by the coding sequence ATGTCGTTCAGCCATATCTGTGCTTATGTGGAAACCCAATTTGGCGTCTGTTACACCGTATCTGGCATGACAAAATGGCTGCAAGCGCATTGTTTTAGCTATAAGCAGCCCAAAGCGACGCCGGTTAAAGTGGATGTTGCTCAGCAAGAAGCGTTTATCGCGTCTTATTTCACTTTGCTGGAGAGTGCTCTTAAGAATGAACCGATTGTTTTTATGGATTCAGCCCCTCCAACGATGGCCACCAAAGTGGTCTGCGGTTGGATAAGGAAAGGCAAAGATAAGCCGCTGGTCAAAACAGGGGCAAAAACACGGGTTAATGTCATGGGTGCCATTGAATTGAGCACCATGAAGGTGGTCAGTGCCCGTCCTGAGCAGGTGAATTCAGAAACCACCGTCGCTTTTTTTGAGCAGCTCAAAGCTGCTTATCCTGATGCACAAAAGATACACATTATTTTAGATAATTCTGGCTATCATTGCCGTCAGCGAGTCAAAGACGCCGCATTAGAGAAGGCTATCGTACTCCATTATTTACCCCCTTATAGCCCTATATCTTAA
- a CDS encoding inverse autotransporter beta domain-containing protein — MFSPLLAQQNEVAWQPVVENQKGLLHPAQSDDIYKANHYLPNSPAINKHRNIIVNENSFFSIGSSSSNTTLFGDRKQDTNKEARHNLPVLSSENNCCQPKGTTEADPLRALQFLASKDLNNITLDKIKTEATGKVKSMAKNYFLTPLQQKTQTLLGKFGQAQFNLAVDDRGRFNKSSVSLFTPWYDNPHQLLFSQMGIHDQQGRMITHLGIGQRIDMPDNRWRWGYNFFFDYDWSRSHRRMGMGLETSMDYLKFAANYYHPLSNWRDSADVEDYLERPARGFDIRGQGYLPAYPQLGASLKYEQYFGDAVGLFGFGKNQRQQDPRAVNLGLNYTPFPLATINVNHKQGQQRQKETQFGLTLNYQWGVTLQQQLDPTKVGTSRSLTGNRFDLVDRNYDIVLEYKEKQVISVDLPPVTPGLIEGDSYIMQPLVKTKYPITKIRWLGDVVPLSLVATAGSLNPQGWKITLPTWRPESEDSNTYQLAIELTDKKGNTAISNNLHILNGHNRKGKLSVIGDNKAPASGIVADAIQVKINVQDYKGNTVQLKGIKPTWYVVDKDGKRVPVVTEKRCPKNSNGMRLPCIRVIEPNQPEANEYVVKVVSSLHGSFELAASLADYGESNRLSLLFVATNSTEDVRIVILDPKGSNLLKTGDTPLVGKAYEAKFYAKNDEDITEQIPPDHIRWLLHGENSECGASGASLNNHDTGVRGYTFTPRESHESNTGLTCGDQGFKIRVTY; from the coding sequence ATGTTTAGCCCCTTGCTTGCCCAGCAAAATGAAGTGGCATGGCAGCCCGTTGTTGAAAATCAAAAGGGTTTATTGCACCCGGCGCAGTCTGATGATATTTATAAAGCTAACCATTACCTACCTAATTCGCCAGCAATTAATAAACATAGAAATATTATTGTTAATGAAAATTCCTTTTTTTCTATTGGCTCATCAAGTTCTAATACCACACTATTCGGCGATCGAAAACAGGATACAAATAAAGAGGCACGGCATAATTTGCCGGTTTTATCAAGTGAAAACAATTGTTGCCAACCCAAGGGAACTACTGAGGCGGATCCATTACGGGCCCTCCAGTTTTTGGCCAGTAAAGATTTAAATAATATCACTCTTGATAAAATAAAAACCGAGGCAACAGGGAAGGTTAAAAGCATGGCGAAAAATTATTTTCTGACGCCATTACAGCAAAAAACGCAAACTTTATTAGGGAAATTTGGGCAGGCACAATTTAATTTAGCGGTTGATGATCGGGGACGCTTTAATAAGAGTAGTGTTTCACTATTTACACCTTGGTATGACAACCCGCACCAATTACTCTTCTCACAAATGGGCATCCATGATCAGCAAGGGCGTATGATCACTCATTTAGGTATTGGGCAACGTATTGATATGCCTGATAACCGTTGGCGTTGGGGATATAACTTTTTCTTTGATTATGATTGGAGTCGCTCTCATCGCCGTATGGGAATGGGGCTAGAGACGTCGATGGACTATCTGAAATTTGCTGCCAATTATTACCATCCGTTATCAAACTGGAGGGATTCCGCTGATGTTGAAGATTATCTCGAACGTCCTGCACGAGGGTTCGATATTCGTGGACAAGGCTATTTGCCTGCTTACCCTCAACTCGGTGCCTCGCTGAAATATGAGCAGTATTTTGGCGATGCAGTTGGCCTCTTCGGTTTTGGCAAAAATCAACGACAACAAGATCCTCGTGCTGTCAACCTAGGTTTAAATTACACCCCTTTTCCACTAGCAACCATTAATGTCAATCATAAGCAAGGGCAGCAGCGCCAAAAAGAAACCCAATTTGGCCTGACATTAAATTATCAATGGGGTGTCACATTACAGCAGCAGTTAGATCCCACTAAAGTGGGAACAAGCCGTAGTCTTACAGGTAATCGCTTCGATCTGGTAGATCGTAACTACGATATCGTCCTTGAATACAAGGAAAAACAGGTTATTAGCGTTGATCTTCCTCCGGTGACACCAGGGCTGATAGAGGGGGATAGCTATATTATGCAGCCGTTGGTAAAGACAAAATATCCAATCACTAAAATACGCTGGCTGGGTGATGTTGTGCCACTTTCCTTAGTCGCCACTGCGGGTAGCCTCAATCCCCAAGGATGGAAAATTACGTTACCAACTTGGCGTCCCGAATCAGAAGACAGTAATACTTATCAGCTAGCTATTGAACTTACTGATAAAAAAGGCAATACCGCAATTTCTAATAATTTGCACATTCTTAATGGTCACAATCGAAAAGGAAAGTTATCCGTCATCGGCGATAACAAGGCACCGGCTAGCGGCATCGTCGCGGATGCCATTCAAGTAAAAATTAACGTGCAAGATTACAAAGGTAATACGGTACAGCTTAAAGGTATAAAACCAACGTGGTATGTGGTTGATAAGGATGGCAAAAGGGTGCCGGTAGTCACTGAAAAACGTTGCCCTAAAAATAGTAATGGAATGAGACTCCCTTGTATTCGTGTTATTGAACCTAATCAGCCAGAAGCCAACGAATATGTAGTGAAAGTAGTAAGTAGTCTGCACGGAAGTTTCGAACTGGCTGCATCTTTGGCCGACTATGGTGAGAGCAATCGCCTGTCTTTGTTATTTGTGGCTACTAATAGTACTGAAGACGTACGGATAGTTATTCTTGATCCAAAGGGATCGAATCTTTTAAAAACGGGTGATACCCCGCTGGTTGGCAAGGCATATGAGGCGAAATTTTACGCCAAAAACGATGAAGATATCACCGAACAAATCCCCCCTGATCATATTAGATGGTTGTTACATGGTGAAAATAGCGAATGTGGTGCATCAGGAGCATCACTGAACAACCATGATACTGGAGTGCGTGGCTATACCTTTACCCCTCGAGAATCCCATGAAAGTAATACGGGTCTGACTTGTGGTGATCAAGGTTTTAAAATTAGGGTCACTTATTAA
- a CDS encoding IS4 family transposase: protein MSESALFRTHCVQTQKRLEGHSLVFSLQDTSELNVDSHKKTEGLGSISKAYHKHKMGLMLHASLMVTQEGLPLGLSSLKCWSRVSREEPPQEKQRRLYQSTMKEKESIKWIETLYETAALIPKDTCLITLGDREADIFELFRVASSLKTFFIIRNRKDRKFIDEKGKKTTVQTALSKTPILKTIALTLPKNQQRVARTAYVDIRSISGWLPIRNNLVYGPTNKDASRHIHEKVHVSAISVKEQPPPEGVAPVEWVLLTNLTATDAFEAEEKVN from the coding sequence GTGAGCGAGAGCGCGCTATTCCGTACACATTGTGTGCAAACACAAAAACGTCTGGAGGGGCATTCACTGGTTTTTTCTCTTCAGGACACATCAGAGTTGAACGTTGACTCACATAAAAAGACAGAGGGGTTGGGAAGTATATCTAAAGCCTATCACAAACATAAAATGGGGTTGATGCTTCATGCAAGTTTGATGGTAACTCAGGAGGGCTTGCCGCTTGGGTTATCCTCGCTTAAATGCTGGTCACGTGTTTCCCGAGAGGAACCCCCTCAGGAAAAACAGCGGCGGCTTTATCAATCGACAATGAAAGAGAAAGAAAGTATTAAGTGGATAGAGACCCTCTACGAGACAGCGGCGCTGATACCCAAAGATACCTGCTTAATCACGCTGGGAGACAGAGAAGCGGATATTTTCGAACTTTTTCGGGTTGCAAGCTCACTAAAAACATTTTTTATTATCCGCAACCGGAAAGACAGAAAATTTATCGATGAAAAGGGGAAAAAAACAACGGTGCAAACCGCCTTGTCAAAGACGCCGATTTTAAAAACCATAGCACTCACCCTGCCCAAAAATCAGCAAAGGGTAGCAAGAACGGCTTATGTGGATATTCGCTCCATTTCAGGCTGGCTCCCCATTAGAAATAATCTAGTTTATGGGCCTACCAATAAAGACGCTTCACGGCATATCCATGAAAAGGTTCACGTATCTGCCATCAGTGTTAAAGAACAGCCTCCTCCAGAAGGAGTAGCGCCTGTCGAATGGGTATTATTGACCAATTTGACGGCCACTGACGCCTTTGAAGCAGAAGAGAAAGTGAATTGA
- the tpiA gene encoding triose-phosphate isomerase: MRHPLVMGNWKLNGSTGMISTFIPALLAKLSEMKKCNLVIAPPLVYLHQVRSLLAGSVIRLGAQNVDIHPAGAFTGEISAEMLKDIGAKYIIIGHSERRSHHRESDEIIAKKFALLKAQDLIPVLCIGESEVENQAGETQGVCAKQLDAVLKTSGDKAFENAVIAYEPLWAIGSGKSATPAEAQRVHKFIRGHIAQKDANSAEKVVIQYGGSVSPANAAELFEQPDIDGALVGAASLKADEFAAIVKAAADAKRN, from the coding sequence ATGCGCCATCCCTTGGTTATGGGTAACTGGAAATTAAACGGTAGTACTGGGATGATCAGTACATTTATCCCAGCGCTACTGGCAAAATTAAGCGAAATGAAGAAGTGTAACCTGGTCATTGCTCCACCGTTGGTTTACCTCCATCAAGTCCGAAGTCTGCTTGCGGGTAGTGTTATCAGATTGGGTGCACAAAATGTCGATATACATCCTGCTGGTGCTTTCACCGGTGAAATTTCTGCCGAAATGCTGAAAGATATCGGTGCAAAATACATCATTATTGGTCATTCTGAGCGTCGTAGTCATCACCGCGAAAGTGATGAGATTATCGCTAAAAAATTTGCCCTCTTAAAAGCACAGGATTTGATTCCGGTACTTTGTATCGGTGAATCCGAGGTCGAAAACCAGGCGGGGGAGACACAGGGAGTCTGTGCAAAGCAGCTGGATGCCGTATTAAAGACCTCAGGTGATAAAGCATTTGAAAATGCAGTCATCGCTTATGAACCTCTCTGGGCAATTGGTAGCGGTAAATCCGCGACCCCAGCAGAGGCACAGAGGGTACATAAATTTATCCGTGGCCATATTGCACAAAAAGATGCTAACAGTGCAGAAAAAGTGGTTATTCAATACGGAGGGTCTGTTAGTCCCGCTAACGCTGCCGAATTGTTCGAACAACCCGATATCGACGGTGCGCTAGTAGGGGCTGCATCATTAAAAGCGGATGAGTTTGCAGCGATAGTCAAAGCGGCAGCAGATGCTAAGCGAAACTAA
- a CDS encoding phage filamentation protein Fil family protein, whose product MSIKTCTSVAVLPDNPLHITHRRGWLETPDGRRVQPNTQAVQFIKGMSTPVISQPCRRWFSRLMGIFA is encoded by the coding sequence ATGTCAATAAAAACCTGCACATCCGTAGCCGTATTGCCAGATAACCCGTTGCACATTACGCATCGCCGTGGCTGGCTGGAGACCCCTGATGGTCGTCGTGTTCAGCCTAATACACAGGCGGTGCAATTTATTAAAGGAATGAGCACACCAGTAATCAGTCAGCCGTGCCGCCGTTGGTTTTCACGTTTGATGGGAATTTTTGCTTAA
- the rnt gene encoding ribonuclease T translates to MADKKNLNILRNRFQGYYPVVIDVETSGFDAQTNALLEIAAITLRMNEAGWLTCNEAQHFHVQPFEGAILEENALIFNGIKPKDPLRGAISEYEALDAIFKKIRAELKSEGCRRAVIVAHNARFDHGFVMAAAERSALEQNPFHPFVTFDTAALSGLVLGQTVLAKACVAAEIGFDSKQAHSALYDTQQTATLFCELVNRWKRFGGWPPSRPG, encoded by the coding sequence ATGGCAGATAAAAAAAATCTCAATATCCTGAGAAACCGTTTTCAAGGCTATTATCCAGTGGTAATCGATGTAGAAACCAGTGGTTTTGATGCTCAAACTAACGCATTACTAGAAATTGCGGCAATCACGTTGCGGATGAACGAAGCAGGCTGGTTAACATGTAATGAAGCCCAGCATTTTCACGTGCAACCTTTTGAAGGTGCCATTTTAGAAGAGAACGCATTGATATTTAATGGGATAAAGCCTAAGGATCCGTTGCGTGGCGCTATTAGTGAATATGAGGCTTTGGATGCCATTTTCAAGAAGATAAGAGCAGAGCTCAAGAGTGAGGGATGTCGGCGGGCGGTTATTGTCGCCCATAACGCTCGCTTCGATCACGGCTTCGTGATGGCCGCTGCCGAACGATCTGCATTGGAACAAAATCCGTTCCACCCTTTTGTTACTTTCGATACCGCGGCGTTAAGTGGTTTGGTGTTGGGGCAGACGGTGTTAGCCAAGGCTTGTGTCGCTGCTGAAATCGGATTTGACAGCAAGCAGGCACATTCAGCTTTATACGATACTCAGCAGACCGCAACATTATTTTGCGAACTGGTAAACCGCTGGAAGCGTTTTGGTGGTTGGCCTCCGTCTCGCCCTGGTTGA
- a CDS encoding DUF5347 family protein codes for MANTEPACVVPLNLEQRQCSLKNIALLWGLLPDAKYKGVIPALITEMQKTDPQMKGALYYLAGIERKKHDLEFKQLYPEEQINIIDAINRLRATVSLLPDRVTYIDCDPLPNKTE; via the coding sequence ATGGCGAATACCGAGCCAGCATGTGTGGTACCGCTGAATTTAGAACAGCGTCAATGTAGTCTTAAGAATATCGCGTTATTATGGGGGTTATTGCCTGACGCAAAATATAAAGGGGTTATTCCCGCGCTGATCACTGAAATGCAAAAAACCGACCCGCAAATGAAAGGCGCACTGTATTATTTGGCCGGTATTGAAAGGAAAAAACATGATTTGGAATTTAAACAGTTATATCCAGAAGAACAAATAAATATTATTGACGCCATTAATCGATTACGTGCCACCGTCAGTTTATTGCCTGACAGGGTGACGTATATTGATTGTGATCCGCTGCCGAACAAGACGGAATAA
- the cpxR gene encoding envelope stress response regulator transcription factor CpxR produces the protein MNKILLVDDDIDLTSLLKELLEIEGFDVVVAHDGEQALQLLDGSIDVLLLDIMMPKKNGIETLKELRQSYQTPVMMLTARGSELDRVLGLELGADDYLAKPFNDRELVARVRAMLRRSNWSGQQQNVDQGASTLEVDGLQLNPGRQEASFDQIVLDLTGTEFTLLYLLAQHLGQVISRERLSQEVLGKRLTPFDRAIDMHVSNLRRKLPDRKDGLLWFKTLRGRGYLMVSAT, from the coding sequence ATGAATAAAATTCTGCTGGTTGACGACGATATAGACCTCACCTCCCTATTGAAAGAACTACTAGAAATAGAAGGGTTCGATGTCGTTGTCGCCCACGATGGAGAGCAAGCTTTGCAACTGTTGGATGGTTCGATTGATGTATTGTTACTCGATATTATGATGCCGAAAAAAAATGGTATCGAAACACTGAAAGAACTGCGGCAATCTTACCAAACACCGGTGATGATGTTGACTGCTCGAGGTAGTGAATTAGATCGCGTGCTAGGGCTGGAACTAGGTGCCGACGATTATTTAGCCAAACCATTTAATGATCGCGAGTTGGTAGCACGTGTACGGGCAATGTTACGGCGTTCTAACTGGAGTGGACAACAACAGAACGTGGATCAGGGTGCATCAACGCTGGAGGTAGATGGTTTACAACTGAATCCGGGTCGACAGGAAGCCAGTTTTGATCAAATCGTGCTGGATTTAACGGGTACTGAATTTACGCTGCTTTATCTATTGGCTCAACATCTTGGTCAGGTGATATCACGTGAGCGCTTGAGTCAAGAGGTTCTAGGGAAACGTCTGACGCCTTTCGATCGTGCTATTGATATGCATGTTTCTAATTTACGGCGTAAGCTACCAGATCGCAAAGATGGGCTACTCTGGTTTAAAACCCTGCGTGGTCGAGGATACCTGATGGTTTCAGCAACATGA